From one Synechococcus sp. WH 8016 genomic stretch:
- a CDS encoding RpoD/SigA family RNA polymerase sigma factor, translating into MGIPLESNEAAPKGTSKEPLLPTASRRNTANHSRGTSSGRTSRSGGRLATDSIGHYLSSIGRVPLLTAAEEIELAHHVQAMKELLDIQEEDRTPKQRHRIRMGKRARDRMMAANLRLVVSVAKKYQNQGLELLDLVQEGAIGLERAVDKFDPAMGYKFSTYAYWWIRQGMTRAIDNSARTIRLPIHISEKLSKMRKITRELSHRFGRQPNRLELAHAMGIEPRDLEELISQSAPCASLDAHARGEEDRSTLGELIPDPNGDEPMEGMDRSIQKEHLGGWLSQLNEREQKILRLRFGLGGEEPLTLAEIGRQINVSRERVRQLESKAILKLRTMTNHQQAA; encoded by the coding sequence ATGGGGATCCCTCTGGAGTCCAATGAGGCTGCCCCTAAAGGCACCTCTAAGGAACCTTTATTGCCGACAGCTAGTCGACGCAATACAGCCAATCATTCACGTGGCACAAGCTCCGGCAGAACAAGTCGTTCGGGTGGACGCTTGGCCACCGATTCAATTGGTCATTACTTAAGCAGTATCGGACGTGTACCACTCCTAACGGCTGCTGAAGAAATTGAGCTTGCCCATCATGTGCAAGCCATGAAAGAGCTTCTTGACATTCAAGAAGAAGACCGGACTCCTAAACAACGCCATCGCATCCGGATGGGGAAGAGAGCACGCGACCGGATGATGGCTGCCAACCTCAGGTTGGTTGTGAGTGTCGCCAAGAAATATCAAAATCAAGGCCTCGAACTTCTTGACCTCGTTCAGGAAGGGGCGATCGGGCTCGAACGTGCTGTCGACAAATTTGACCCGGCGATGGGTTACAAATTTTCGACCTACGCCTACTGGTGGATTCGGCAAGGGATGACACGGGCGATCGACAACAGTGCGCGCACGATCCGTCTGCCGATTCATATCAGTGAAAAGCTGTCGAAAATGCGCAAGATCACCCGGGAGCTCTCCCATCGTTTCGGGCGTCAACCGAACCGTTTGGAGTTGGCTCATGCCATGGGTATTGAACCGAGAGACCTCGAAGAACTCATCTCCCAAAGCGCCCCCTGCGCTTCTCTTGATGCTCACGCCCGTGGCGAAGAAGATCGCAGCACCCTCGGAGAACTGATCCCAGATCCCAACGGCGATGAGCCGATGGAAGGCATGGATCGCAGCATTCAGAAGGAGCACCTGGGCGGCTGGCTCTCACAGCTCAATGAGCGCGAACAAAAAATCTTGCGTTTACGGTTCGGCCTTGGTGGAGAAGAACCCCTCACCCTTGCCGAAATTGGCCGTCAAATCAATGTGTCACGAGAACGCGTCCGCCAACTCGAATCCAAAGCCATTTTGAAATTACGCACGATGACCAATCATCAACAGGCCGCCTGA
- a CDS encoding 3-deoxy-7-phosphoheptulonate synthase, translating to MTTTHDLHVVDTRPLIPPALLHRDLPIDPTALETVATARSRIQAILRGLDRRLLVIVGPCSVHDVEAARDYARRLAPLRERHSAELEIVMRVYFEKPRTTVGWKGLINDPHLDGSYDINTGLRMARSLLLDLAREGMPTATELLDPVVPQYIADLISWTAIGARTTESQTHREMASGLSMPIGYKNSTDGSATIAINAMQAASKPHHFLGINREGHASIVSTTGNPDGHLVLRGGNRGTNYHLEAIQDSAAELAGAGLPDRLMVDCSHGNSNKDYRRQGEVLQAVAAQVDQKLDHIMGVMIESHLVEGNQKLASDLSTLTYGQSVTDACISIETTADLLGELAASVAKARFS from the coding sequence ATGACCACCACCCACGATCTGCATGTGGTGGACACGCGACCACTGATTCCACCGGCTCTGTTGCATCGTGACCTGCCCATTGATCCAACGGCTTTAGAAACGGTGGCGACGGCTCGCAGCCGCATCCAAGCCATCCTGCGTGGATTGGACCGCCGACTCTTGGTGATTGTGGGGCCCTGTTCTGTCCATGACGTGGAGGCGGCCAGGGACTACGCCCGTCGTTTGGCGCCCTTGCGTGAGCGCCATTCCGCTGAGCTGGAGATTGTGATGCGGGTGTATTTCGAAAAACCCCGCACCACCGTGGGATGGAAGGGGTTGATTAACGATCCCCATCTCGATGGCTCCTATGACATCAATACTGGGCTACGGATGGCTCGCTCCCTGTTGCTCGATTTGGCGCGGGAGGGAATGCCCACCGCAACAGAGCTGTTGGATCCCGTGGTTCCTCAGTACATCGCGGATTTAATCAGCTGGACCGCGATTGGTGCACGCACCACAGAAAGCCAGACCCATCGTGAAATGGCCTCAGGCTTGTCGATGCCTATTGGCTACAAGAACAGCACCGATGGCAGCGCCACGATTGCGATTAATGCCATGCAGGCTGCATCCAAGCCCCATCATTTTCTCGGCATCAATCGTGAGGGTCATGCGTCGATCGTTAGCACCACAGGAAACCCCGACGGTCACTTGGTTTTACGGGGTGGCAATCGCGGGACTAATTATCACTTGGAAGCGATTCAGGATTCAGCTGCGGAATTGGCTGGTGCAGGTCTGCCTGATCGCTTGATGGTGGACTGCAGCCATGGCAATTCCAATAAGGACTACCGCCGTCAGGGTGAGGTCCTACAGGCAGTGGCTGCTCAGGTGGACCAAAAACTGGATCACATCATGGGAGTGATGATTGAAAGCCATCTCGTGGAAGGCAACCAAAAGTTGGCTTCAGATCTATCCACCCTCACTTACGGGCAGAGCGTGACCGACGCATGCATCAGCATCGAAACCACCGCTGACCTTCTGGGAGAGCTTGCTGCCTCTGTGGCCAAGGCAAGATTCAGCTAA
- the acnB gene encoding bifunctional aconitate hydratase 2/2-methylisocitrate dehydratase, which produces MLSTYRENAKEREGQGIPPLPLDAAQTQALTELLQNPPAGEEQTLLHLLSERIPPGVDEAAYVKATWLSAVAQGKASSPLVAPLEAVQLLGTMVGGYNVAALIELLKHPDETLASCAVQGLSRTLLVYDAFNDVMELATSNRYAQQVVDSWAAAEWFTRRDQLSEEITVTVFKVDGETNTDDLSPATHATTRPDIPLHALAMLETRDPEGLNTIETLKKKGHPVAYVGDVVGTGSSRKSAINSVLWHTGNDIPHVPNKRAGGVIIGGKIAPIFFNTAEDSGALPIECDVSDLNTGDVITIRPYAGTIERDGEVISRFELKPSTISDEVRAGGRIPLMIGRALTDKVRSQLGLAPSETFIRPSAPADTGKGFTLAQKMVGKACGLPGVRPGTSCEPLMTTVGSQDTTGPMTRDEMKELACLGFSADLVMQSFCHTAAYPKPVDLQTQKELPDFFAQRGGVALRPGDGIIHSWLNRMLLPDTVGTGGDSHTRFPLGISFPGGSGVVAFAAAIGAMPLDMPESVLVRFSGSLQSGVTLRDVVNAIPWVAIQKGLLTVEKANKKNVFNGRIMEIEGLPDLKLEQAFELTDATAERSCAGCTIKLSEATVSEYLSSNVALLKNMIARGYSDARTLARRIKVMEDWLANPQLLQADDDAQYAEVIEINLDELTEPVLACPNDPDNVKLLSEVAGEAVQEVFIGSCMTNIGHYRAAAKVLEEAGDIAARLWVCPPTRMDEDMLKQEGYYATFEAAGSRMEMPGCSLCMGNQARVGDNTTVFSTSTRNFNNRLGKGAQVFLGSAELAAVCALLGRIPTPDEYQRIAAEKIDPLSAELYRYLNFDQINNFVEQGRVLSATEQAEVMAGA; this is translated from the coding sequence ATGCTGAGCACCTATCGCGAGAACGCCAAGGAACGGGAAGGTCAGGGCATCCCGCCGCTTCCTCTTGATGCCGCTCAGACACAAGCCCTCACGGAACTTCTTCAAAATCCACCGGCGGGAGAAGAGCAGACCTTGCTGCACCTGCTGAGCGAACGCATTCCCCCCGGCGTGGATGAAGCGGCCTATGTCAAAGCAACCTGGTTAAGTGCCGTCGCTCAAGGCAAAGCATCCAGCCCATTGGTGGCGCCTTTGGAGGCGGTGCAATTGCTCGGCACCATGGTCGGCGGGTACAACGTCGCCGCACTGATCGAACTGCTGAAGCATCCAGACGAGACGCTTGCGAGCTGTGCCGTTCAAGGACTTAGCCGCACCCTCTTGGTCTACGACGCATTCAATGACGTCATGGAGCTAGCGACCAGCAACCGTTACGCCCAACAGGTGGTGGACAGCTGGGCTGCAGCGGAATGGTTTACCCGGCGAGATCAACTCTCCGAAGAGATCACCGTCACCGTGTTCAAGGTGGACGGCGAAACCAACACGGACGACCTCTCACCAGCCACCCACGCGACCACCCGTCCCGACATCCCATTGCACGCCCTGGCGATGTTGGAAACCCGTGATCCAGAGGGACTCAACACCATTGAAACCCTGAAGAAGAAAGGTCATCCCGTGGCCTATGTGGGTGATGTGGTCGGCACCGGAAGCTCTCGAAAAAGCGCCATCAACTCCGTGCTGTGGCACACCGGCAATGACATTCCCCATGTTCCCAACAAGCGCGCCGGCGGAGTGATCATTGGCGGCAAGATTGCTCCCATCTTTTTCAACACTGCGGAAGATTCAGGCGCCTTACCGATTGAGTGCGATGTCAGTGATCTGAACACCGGTGACGTGATCACGATTCGCCCTTACGCCGGCACGATCGAACGCGATGGCGAGGTGATCAGCCGATTTGAACTCAAGCCGAGCACGATCAGCGACGAAGTGCGTGCTGGTGGTCGCATCCCACTGATGATTGGTCGCGCTCTCACCGACAAGGTGCGCAGCCAACTGGGACTAGCTCCTTCTGAAACGTTCATCCGGCCTAGCGCCCCTGCCGACACGGGAAAAGGCTTCACCTTGGCGCAAAAAATGGTGGGCAAAGCTTGCGGTCTTCCAGGCGTCCGTCCCGGCACGAGCTGTGAACCGCTGATGACCACCGTTGGCAGTCAAGACACCACCGGGCCGATGACCCGGGACGAAATGAAGGAATTGGCCTGCCTGGGCTTTTCCGCTGATTTGGTGATGCAGAGCTTCTGCCACACCGCCGCTTACCCCAAACCGGTAGACCTGCAAACCCAGAAAGAACTGCCTGATTTCTTTGCCCAGCGCGGCGGTGTCGCCCTACGCCCCGGTGACGGCATCATCCACAGCTGGCTCAATCGGATGCTCTTGCCCGACACCGTGGGCACAGGAGGTGACAGCCACACCCGGTTCCCCCTCGGCATTTCTTTTCCAGGAGGCTCAGGGGTTGTGGCCTTTGCTGCCGCCATCGGCGCGATGCCCCTCGACATGCCCGAATCGGTGCTGGTCCGGTTCAGCGGCTCTCTTCAGTCGGGGGTCACACTCCGCGATGTCGTGAATGCGATTCCCTGGGTCGCGATCCAAAAGGGCCTGCTCACCGTGGAAAAAGCCAACAAGAAGAACGTCTTCAATGGCCGAATCATGGAAATTGAAGGGTTGCCAGATCTCAAGCTGGAGCAAGCCTTCGAACTCACGGACGCCACGGCGGAACGCTCTTGCGCAGGCTGCACCATCAAATTGTCCGAAGCCACCGTGAGTGAATATCTGAGCAGCAATGTGGCACTGCTCAAAAACATGATTGCGCGCGGCTACAGCGATGCCCGCACCCTGGCGCGACGGATCAAGGTGATGGAGGACTGGCTGGCCAACCCCCAACTCCTTCAAGCCGATGACGACGCTCAATACGCCGAAGTGATTGAGATCAATCTCGATGAGCTCACCGAACCCGTCCTCGCCTGCCCGAACGATCCCGACAACGTGAAGCTGCTCAGCGAAGTGGCTGGCGAAGCCGTTCAAGAGGTGTTCATCGGCTCTTGCATGACCAACATCGGCCACTACCGCGCCGCGGCCAAAGTGCTCGAAGAAGCCGGCGACATCGCTGCCAGGCTTTGGGTTTGCCCGCCCACGCGTATGGACGAGGACATGCTCAAGCAAGAGGGCTACTACGCCACATTTGAAGCAGCCGGCAGCCGCATGGAAATGCCAGGCTGCTCGCTCTGCATGGGCAATCAAGCCCGAGTCGGTGACAACACCACCGTGTTCTCCACCAGCACTCGCAACTTCAACAACCGGCTTGGCAAAGGAGCGCAGGTCTTCCTGGGAAGCGCTGAATTAGCCGCTGTCTGCGCCCTGCTCGGGCGCATTCCCACACCCGATGAATACCAAAGGATCGCCGCTGAAAAGATCGATCCACTCTCCGCAGAGCTGTACCGATACCTCAACTTCGACCAAATCAATAACTTCGTCGAACAGGGCCGAGTGCTGAGCGCTACGGAACAAGCGGAGGTCATGGCCGGCGCCTAA
- a CDS encoding radical SAM protein gives MGDAWALLNRETLLFEPAAPEAGALKTVLAFPSTYTVGITSLGYQLVWASLAMRSDLDVRRLFTDQGDPQHRRCDLFGLSLSWELDGPVLLDLLEQQRIPLWSHERGDQDPIVFGGGPVLTANPEPLAPFFDVVLLGDGEELLPTFIDAVQQMRDEPRHKRLRHLAQIPGIYVPDLHAPQFSADGALLGIKPREADLPERIAKQTWRGNSLSHSTVITPEAAWPDIHMVEVVRSCPELCRFCLASYLTLPFRTPSLDDGLIPAVEKGLQATRRLGLLGASVTQHPQFSDLLEWLDQDRFDDLRVSVSSVRAATVTPQLAGTLSRRGSKSVTIAIESGSDRMRRVVNKKLSREEINDAARYAKEGGLKSLKLYGMVGLPTEQDDDVEATADLLLDLKKQTPGLRFTLGVSTFVPKAHTPFQWQGVMPEADKRLKRLAKRLKPKGVELRPESYGWSVIQALLSRSDRRLAPVIAAVRGSQESLGGWKKAYRAARSEELPAASSAGVPLPRPPAWEEVVHHTWADHQILPWCHLDGPLPSDTLLKHQREALSPENAPESAPDSV, from the coding sequence ATGGGTGATGCATGGGCGCTGCTGAACCGCGAAACCCTTCTGTTTGAACCTGCTGCACCCGAAGCAGGGGCACTGAAAACAGTGCTGGCCTTTCCCAGCACTTACACCGTGGGCATCACCAGCCTTGGCTACCAACTCGTATGGGCCAGCTTGGCCATGCGCTCTGACCTCGATGTCAGGAGACTGTTTACAGATCAGGGAGATCCGCAACACCGTCGCTGTGATCTGTTTGGACTGTCCCTGAGCTGGGAACTCGATGGACCGGTTCTGTTGGATCTCCTCGAGCAACAACGCATTCCCCTTTGGAGCCATGAACGGGGTGATCAGGATCCAATCGTGTTTGGTGGCGGTCCCGTTTTAACCGCCAACCCCGAACCCCTGGCCCCATTTTTTGATGTCGTGCTGCTTGGGGATGGAGAAGAACTGCTGCCCACCTTCATCGATGCCGTCCAGCAGATGCGGGACGAACCCCGTCACAAGCGACTTCGTCACCTAGCGCAGATCCCCGGCATCTACGTGCCCGATCTTCATGCTCCGCAGTTCAGTGCCGACGGTGCCCTGCTGGGCATCAAACCCAGAGAAGCCGATCTACCGGAGCGAATCGCCAAGCAAACCTGGAGGGGCAACAGCCTGAGCCATTCCACGGTGATCACCCCTGAGGCCGCCTGGCCCGACATTCATATGGTGGAGGTGGTGCGCAGCTGCCCAGAACTGTGTCGCTTTTGCTTGGCGAGTTATCTCACCTTGCCCTTCCGAACCCCGTCTCTTGATGACGGCCTCATTCCTGCCGTCGAGAAGGGGCTTCAGGCAACCCGTCGTCTTGGCTTGCTAGGTGCCTCCGTCACCCAACATCCCCAGTTCAGCGATTTGCTGGAGTGGCTGGATCAAGACCGCTTTGATGATTTACGCGTCAGTGTGAGCTCCGTACGAGCGGCCACCGTGACCCCGCAACTAGCGGGAACCTTGAGTCGCCGCGGTAGCAAGTCGGTCACGATCGCCATCGAAAGCGGAAGTGATCGGATGAGACGCGTCGTGAATAAAAAACTCAGCCGCGAGGAAATCAACGACGCAGCCCGGTACGCCAAAGAAGGAGGACTGAAAAGCCTCAAGCTCTACGGAATGGTGGGACTTCCCACGGAGCAGGACGACGACGTCGAGGCCACCGCCGATCTGCTGCTGGATCTGAAAAAACAAACTCCAGGCCTGCGCTTCACCTTGGGCGTGAGCACCTTTGTTCCTAAAGCCCACACACCCTTTCAGTGGCAAGGGGTCATGCCAGAGGCTGACAAACGCCTCAAACGACTCGCCAAACGCCTCAAACCCAAAGGGGTGGAACTCCGGCCTGAAAGCTACGGCTGGAGCGTGATCCAGGCCCTGCTCTCCCGCAGTGACCGTCGACTCGCACCAGTGATCGCCGCGGTGAGGGGCTCTCAAGAGAGTCTTGGTGGTTGGAAAAAGGCCTATCGAGCCGCACGGTCGGAGGAATTACCTGCCGCTAGCTCTGCCGGAGTGCCTTTGCCCCGGCCCCCCGCCTGGGAGGAGGTGGTTCATCACACCTGGGCCGATCACCAGATTCTTCCCTGGTGTCATCTCGATGGTCCCCTCCCCAGCGACACGCTTCTTAAGCATCAACGTGAAGCGCTGAGTCCAGA
- a CDS encoding ClC family H(+)/Cl(-) exchange transporter, whose translation MTAASDLEEKQDPSGSSRSIRRLLERRWLVVVLALMFTGLGAALTGVLFKLGIKVLGAWRLELLADLPAWAVLPGLGATGGLVSGLLVSRLAPSAGGSGITHIMGFLKHRAVPMGLKVGLVKLIAGIVAIGSGFPLGPEGPAVQMGGSVAWQLARWLRAPAAFRRVLVAAGGGAGIAAVFHAPIGGFFYAIEELLHSVRPVVMLLAIVTTFLADAWADVLGLAGLSTGGGGLNTGLGFQLEKEYEPLVSFLPIDLGYLIGLGVVVGVLAELYCRYVLAMQKQGHRWFGDRLVLRMVISGALLGGVYACLPSAFHNLEGLQDLIGDGKADIPMALGTFVVLFFSTGLAAASGAPGGLFFPMLTLGGAIGLACGIWVEALTGHVPSTYVFAGMGAFVASCSRTPITAMFLAFALTKNLLVLKPILVACLASFLIARLFDHRSIYERQMGLEFLEEDHLQAENERRAFQPPKPQSDKDEPDPEDHNP comes from the coding sequence ATGACAGCAGCTAGCGACCTAGAAGAAAAACAAGATCCATCCGGTTCGAGTCGGAGCATTCGCCGGCTGCTGGAACGCCGCTGGCTGGTTGTTGTGCTCGCCTTGATGTTCACGGGGCTTGGCGCAGCCCTCACCGGAGTGTTGTTCAAGTTGGGCATCAAAGTTTTAGGGGCCTGGCGCCTGGAACTGCTGGCAGACCTTCCTGCTTGGGCCGTTCTGCCTGGCTTAGGCGCAACAGGTGGTTTGGTATCCGGATTGCTTGTGTCTCGGCTGGCACCCTCAGCAGGTGGATCCGGAATCACCCACATCATGGGATTCCTGAAACATCGGGCCGTCCCGATGGGTCTCAAGGTGGGCTTGGTGAAGCTGATAGCCGGAATTGTCGCGATCGGCAGTGGTTTCCCCCTCGGGCCGGAAGGTCCCGCTGTTCAGATGGGGGGATCGGTGGCCTGGCAACTTGCCCGTTGGCTAAGAGCACCTGCGGCATTCCGTCGCGTGCTCGTCGCCGCGGGCGGTGGAGCTGGGATTGCGGCTGTGTTTCACGCTCCGATTGGCGGATTTTTCTACGCCATTGAGGAATTACTGCACTCCGTAAGGCCAGTAGTAATGCTGCTGGCGATCGTCACCACCTTTTTGGCAGATGCCTGGGCGGATGTATTGGGGCTCGCGGGTTTAAGCACGGGCGGCGGTGGGCTGAACACTGGCCTTGGCTTTCAGCTGGAGAAGGAATACGAACCACTGGTGAGTTTTTTACCCATAGATCTGGGCTACCTGATTGGCTTGGGCGTCGTGGTGGGAGTTCTTGCCGAGCTGTATTGCCGCTATGTCCTCGCCATGCAGAAACAAGGGCATCGTTGGTTCGGTGACCGCCTCGTTCTGCGCATGGTGATCAGCGGAGCACTGCTAGGTGGGGTGTATGCATGTCTCCCCTCTGCATTTCACAATCTCGAAGGCTTACAAGACCTCATCGGTGATGGGAAAGCTGATATTCCAATGGCGCTCGGCACCTTTGTGGTGCTGTTTTTCAGCACCGGATTAGCAGCAGCATCTGGTGCACCCGGAGGCTTATTTTTTCCAATGCTGACCCTGGGCGGTGCGATCGGCCTCGCCTGTGGGATTTGGGTGGAAGCACTCACCGGCCACGTCCCCAGCACCTATGTCTTTGCAGGGATGGGCGCCTTCGTGGCCAGTTGTTCGCGCACGCCGATCACGGCCATGTTTTTGGCCTTCGCGTTAACGAAGAACTTGTTAGTCCTGAAACCAATTCTGGTGGCCTGCTTGGCGAGTTTTCTGATCGCACGTCTGTTTGATCACCGCTCGATCTACGAACGACAGATGGGGCTTGAGTTTCTCGAGGAAGATCACCTCCAAGCCGAAAACGAACGTCGGGCCTTTCAACCACCCAAACCCCAATCAGACAAAGACGAGCCAGACCCCGAAGACCACAACCCCTAG
- a CDS encoding diacylglycerol/polyprenol kinase family protein, which yields MAGVLGSALICRQRWPNQRELSRKIVHIGTGPVLPLAWFLRIPIAIAVPFAVVVTVITLINHRWHLLPAVEDVGRKSYGTVAYGVAICLLLILFWAENPAAACAGVLVMAFGDGLAGLIGRAIRSPNWTVLEQRKSLIGTSTMAITSAVVLFALVLVTQSPLNPLRLLAVCSLAVGLEQMSVWGIDNLSVPLGVALSWTWMTA from the coding sequence ATGGCCGGTGTCTTAGGCAGCGCTCTGATCTGCCGTCAACGCTGGCCCAATCAACGCGAGCTGAGTCGAAAGATTGTTCACATCGGCACTGGACCGGTTCTTCCACTCGCCTGGTTTCTCCGCATTCCAATCGCGATTGCAGTGCCTTTCGCTGTGGTGGTCACCGTGATCACCTTGATCAATCACCGTTGGCACTTGCTACCTGCGGTGGAGGATGTGGGTCGAAAGAGCTACGGGACCGTTGCCTATGGCGTCGCCATCTGTCTGCTTCTGATCCTGTTTTGGGCTGAAAATCCAGCTGCTGCCTGTGCTGGTGTGCTGGTGATGGCGTTCGGTGATGGCCTAGCAGGTCTGATTGGACGCGCCATTCGTTCCCCAAACTGGACGGTCTTGGAGCAGCGCAAGTCCTTGATCGGCACAAGCACGATGGCCATCACCAGTGCTGTGGTGTTGTTCGCCTTAGTACTAGTGACCCAAAGTCCACTCAACCCACTTCGACTTTTGGCCGTCTGCTCGTTGGCTGTCGGGCTCGAACAAATGAGCGTCTGGGGCATCGACAACCTGTCCGTGCCCCTTGGCGTAGCCCTGAGTTGGACCTGGATGACAGCCTGA